In Salinigranum marinum, one DNA window encodes the following:
- a CDS encoding amidohydrolase produces the protein MDPSRTVVKDGAVAIDGGTIRAVGPVDELTAAHDADRVVDARGHVVLPGFINAHVHVADILSRGFGKRRRLYDWLFNAKRPFVAAMDADDHAVAAALYCAESLQGGITTFVENAGGTGTGYDDDVIARKLAVYEAAGVRNIYAHGFLDEASDDALDAYVRTQLRKESDVVHPESEPVDTDEAISRTESLIERYHGTSDGRQSVWPAPYLAWGVSAEGLERAYDLAERYDVMTTTHAAETPEQERHLASSIEHLDAAGYLGERTLLGHCVQVSERDIGLLARSNTSVSHNIATNLALGSGVAPVPSLLSSGVAVGLGTDNSCQNDTTSVIADMRLAALSHQGKTGDPAAVTAERVLEMATIRGARAIGRGDDLGSLEAGKRADVVCLDTSFAHLRAEPNPAACVVYQALGHEVDTVVCDGRVVYEDGRAPGVVDRYPELAAEADRRASTIADRAGLDALGDAEWSPSLSPSGSS, from the coding sequence ATGGATCCCAGTCGGACGGTAGTGAAAGACGGCGCGGTGGCGATCGACGGCGGCACGATTCGCGCCGTCGGGCCCGTCGACGAACTCACCGCGGCACACGACGCCGACCGCGTCGTCGACGCGCGTGGACACGTCGTGCTCCCGGGCTTTATCAACGCACACGTCCACGTGGCCGATATTCTGTCCCGCGGGTTCGGAAAGCGGAGACGGCTGTACGACTGGCTGTTCAACGCGAAGCGGCCGTTCGTGGCGGCAATGGACGCCGACGACCACGCGGTGGCCGCGGCGTTGTACTGCGCGGAGTCGCTGCAGGGCGGCATCACGACCTTCGTCGAGAACGCCGGGGGGACGGGAACGGGGTACGACGACGACGTCATCGCTCGGAAGCTGGCCGTCTACGAGGCGGCCGGCGTGCGCAACATCTACGCCCACGGCTTCCTCGACGAGGCGTCCGACGACGCGCTCGACGCGTACGTCCGGACGCAGCTCCGGAAAGAGTCGGACGTCGTCCACCCCGAGAGCGAGCCCGTCGATACCGACGAGGCGATCAGCCGAACCGAGTCCCTGATCGAGCGGTACCACGGCACGAGCGACGGGCGTCAATCGGTCTGGCCCGCGCCGTACCTCGCCTGGGGCGTCTCGGCGGAGGGTCTCGAACGGGCGTACGACCTCGCCGAGCGGTACGACGTGATGACGACGACCCACGCCGCGGAGACGCCGGAGCAGGAGCGACACCTCGCCTCGAGCATCGAGCACCTCGACGCCGCCGGCTACCTGGGCGAGCGGACGCTGCTCGGCCACTGCGTGCAGGTGTCCGAGCGTGACATCGGACTGCTCGCGCGGTCGAACACGAGCGTCTCACACAACATCGCGACGAACCTCGCGCTCGGCTCCGGCGTCGCACCGGTGCCGTCGCTCCTCTCCTCGGGAGTCGCGGTCGGTCTCGGCACCGACAACTCGTGTCAGAACGACACGACGAGCGTGATCGCCGACATGCGGCTGGCGGCACTGTCACACCAGGGGAAGACCGGGGACCCCGCCGCCGTGACCGCAGAACGGGTCCTCGAGATGGCGACGATCCGGGGAGCGCGGGCGATCGGCCGGGGCGACGACCTCGGCTCCCTGGAGGCCGGGAAGCGAGCGGACGTCGTCTGTCTCGACACGTCGTTCGCACACCTCCGCGCGGAGCCGAACCCCGCGGCGTGCGTCGTCTATCAGGCGCTCGGCCACGAGGTCGACACCGTCGTCTGTGACGGCCGCGTCGTCTACGAGGACGGACGGGCCCCGGGCGTCGTCGACCGCTACCCGGAGCTGGCGGCCGAAGCCGACCGCCGGGCGTCGACTATCGCCGACCGGGCCGGGCTCGACGCGCTCGGCGACGCGGAGTGGTCCCCCTCGCTCTCGCCCTCGGGGTCGTCGTAA
- a CDS encoding branched-chain amino acid ABC transporter permease: MRDVASALARPPVYLGIALVIAAAFLPGVLATKWVHLLILTYIITVAAISWNLIGGFGGQISLGNSVFFGLTGYSIGILMVTFELPYIVAFAVGMVLTVMAALVIGYPSFKLTGHYFALATITVVEGMRFLARYFRDFTGGERGFSLVPATVTGDPLLNLSQTGHYRLALGLLVVAFLMSVWFRYSKIGYYMMAIRDDQVAASSLGIDVPRYKMYTWLLCAVLTGLAGAMYATYIQYLDPQYMFSVNQSVLYAITPVIGGAGTLLGPIIGTFLVFPMQHMAITEFGGAYGSATYMVYGALLIVLIVYAPDGVLPKLRFIGEWVNRHAPRRAPAESEASSTESPPDP, encoded by the coding sequence GTGCGAGACGTCGCCTCGGCGCTGGCCCGGCCGCCCGTCTACCTGGGGATCGCGCTGGTGATCGCCGCGGCGTTCCTGCCCGGCGTCCTCGCCACGAAGTGGGTCCACCTCCTGATCCTGACGTACATCATCACGGTCGCGGCGATCTCGTGGAACCTCATCGGTGGGTTCGGCGGGCAAATCTCGCTCGGGAACTCGGTGTTCTTCGGGCTCACCGGCTACAGCATCGGGATCCTCATGGTGACGTTCGAGCTCCCGTACATCGTCGCGTTCGCCGTCGGGATGGTCCTGACCGTCATGGCGGCGCTCGTCATCGGCTACCCGTCGTTCAAGCTGACGGGCCACTACTTCGCGCTCGCGACGATCACGGTCGTCGAAGGGATGCGCTTTCTCGCCCGTTACTTCAGGGACTTCACTGGCGGTGAGCGGGGCTTCTCGCTGGTCCCCGCGACAGTCACCGGCGATCCCCTCCTGAACCTCTCGCAGACCGGCCACTACCGCCTCGCCCTCGGCCTTTTGGTCGTCGCGTTCTTGATGTCGGTCTGGTTCCGCTACTCGAAGATCGGCTACTACATGATGGCGATCCGCGACGACCAGGTGGCGGCCTCGTCGCTCGGGATCGACGTCCCACGGTACAAGATGTACACCTGGCTGCTCTGTGCGGTGCTCACGGGGCTGGCCGGTGCGATGTACGCGACGTACATCCAGTACCTCGACCCGCAGTACATGTTCTCCGTGAACCAGTCCGTGCTGTACGCCATCACCCCGGTGATCGGCGGCGCCGGGACGCTGCTCGGTCCGATCATCGGGACGTTCCTCGTCTTCCCGATGCAGCACATGGCGATCACCGAGTTCGGCGGGGCGTACGGGTCGGCGACCTACATGGTCTACGGGGCACTCCTCATCGTGCTCATCGTCTACGCGCCCGACGGCGTCCTCCCGAAGCTCCGGTTCATCGGCGAGTGGGTCAACCGCCACGCCCCCCGGCGTGCCCCCGCAGAGTCCGAGGCGAGTTCGACGGAGTCACCGCCCGACCCCTGA
- a CDS encoding branched-chain amino acid ABC transporter permease gives MIDLGLWAQLVTNGLLTGGILALMAMGLTLVFGVMDIVNVAHGTYVLLAMYLAHVLWAFFGIDPFVATLVVGPVFFLFGVVSEQVVIKRVIDESIAAQVFATLGLLWIFQNFAQLLFGSAPRSAGAGYGGISVLGVDIQEVRLYGFVVAIVLTGILYLFLYRTKIGLAIRATAQSPTLARPFGVNIDRIYTLTFGLGIGLAGVGGSVLIATRSVVPISANFLLLVAFVIVTLGGLGSITGALTAGLGIGVIDSFISYYISPSLAPPIYFALFIAVLILRSTGRGTMIRYRINQLFAGRTGGMSH, from the coding sequence ATGATAGACCTCGGGTTATGGGCACAGCTCGTGACCAATGGCCTCCTTACCGGTGGTATCCTCGCACTGATGGCGATGGGGCTCACGCTGGTGTTCGGCGTGATGGACATCGTCAACGTCGCACACGGCACGTACGTGTTGCTCGCGATGTATCTCGCACACGTCCTGTGGGCCTTCTTCGGGATCGACCCGTTCGTGGCGACGCTCGTCGTCGGTCCGGTGTTCTTCCTGTTCGGTGTCGTCAGCGAGCAGGTAGTCATCAAGCGCGTCATCGACGAGTCGATCGCCGCACAGGTGTTCGCCACCCTCGGCCTGCTGTGGATCTTCCAGAACTTCGCGCAACTGCTGTTCGGCTCCGCACCGCGGAGCGCCGGTGCCGGCTACGGCGGGATCTCGGTGCTCGGTGTCGACATCCAGGAGGTCCGTCTCTACGGTTTCGTCGTCGCGATCGTCCTGACTGGGATCCTCTACCTGTTCTTGTACCGGACGAAGATCGGCCTGGCGATCCGGGCGACCGCGCAGTCCCCGACGCTCGCCCGGCCGTTCGGCGTCAACATCGACCGCATCTACACCCTCACGTTCGGGCTGGGGATCGGCCTCGCCGGCGTGGGCGGAAGCGTCCTCATCGCGACGCGCTCGGTCGTGCCGATCAGCGCGAACTTTCTCCTCCTCGTGGCGTTCGTCATCGTGACGCTCGGGGGGCTCGGGAGCATCACCGGCGCGCTCACCGCCGGACTCGGGATCGGCGTCATCGACTCGTTCATCAGCTACTACATCTCGCCGTCGCTCGCGCCGCCGATCTACTTCGCCCTCTTCATCGCCGTGTTGATCCTCCGGTCGACCGGTCGGGGGACGATGATCCGCTATCGGATCAATCAGCTGTTCGCCGGTCGAACCGGGGGGATGAGCCATTAG
- a CDS encoding ABC transporter substrate-binding protein, whose translation MTNTINRRRVLQTIGAGGVAGLAGCAGGDGGDGGSSDGGSSDGGSSDGGSDESTGTATGSTGGEGPITLGLNFPLSGGLALSGTESARGVELAVQTINANGGVNGREFEIIKRDAQNSDAGVSNVQAFATSDDVDVIIGSFSSSIAKASSEAAARYDKVYWETTGFAPSISEPGYQNVFHSNARTTTYGQLAGRLLDNVIAPALEKPTEDLSLVILYENGEFGSATRDEVNAQQEEYGYEVAEEIGYPAFETSDLSSAIERFKQAEPDVVYHSGYNADTNLFWQQAADLDFYVPACLGNGTAYVLGSFVDAVGSTTAEGIINSSQPHYNLNESYAPGVADILSQYTDEYGETPISQLPNTTYSCMEILAEVARDTASFSPADVESAVLDLDIPFGELANGFGASYDEEYHRNERVRVAGMQWQPDTFTEDTHHPEQSDGTLDVYGVYPDEAKVGYTETTSIPRPDYTQ comes from the coding sequence ATGACAAATACTATCAACCGCAGGAGAGTGTTGCAGACGATCGGTGCAGGCGGTGTCGCCGGGCTCGCCGGCTGCGCCGGTGGCGACGGTGGCGACGGCGGTTCGTCGGACGGTGGCTCGTCCGACGGCGGTTCCTCCGACGGCGGCTCCGACGAATCGACGGGAACCGCGACGGGCTCTACCGGAGGCGAGGGACCGATCACGCTCGGGCTGAACTTCCCGCTCTCGGGCGGACTCGCCCTGTCGGGCACCGAGTCGGCGCGCGGCGTCGAACTGGCCGTGCAGACGATCAACGCCAACGGTGGCGTCAACGGTCGGGAGTTCGAGATCATCAAGCGGGACGCCCAGAACTCCGACGCGGGCGTGAGCAACGTCCAGGCGTTCGCCACGTCCGACGACGTCGACGTGATCATCGGCTCGTTCTCGAGCAGTATCGCCAAGGCCTCCTCTGAGGCCGCGGCCCGCTACGACAAGGTGTACTGGGAGACCACGGGCTTCGCGCCGTCGATCAGCGAGCCGGGCTACCAGAACGTCTTCCACAGCAACGCCCGGACGACGACGTACGGGCAGTTGGCCGGGCGACTCCTCGACAACGTGATCGCACCCGCGCTGGAGAAGCCGACCGAGGACCTCTCGCTCGTCATCCTCTACGAGAACGGCGAGTTCGGGAGCGCGACCCGCGACGAAGTGAACGCCCAGCAGGAGGAGTACGGCTACGAGGTCGCCGAGGAGATCGGCTACCCGGCGTTCGAGACGAGCGACCTCTCGTCGGCGATCGAACGGTTCAAACAGGCCGAACCCGACGTGGTCTACCACTCGGGCTACAACGCGGACACGAACCTCTTCTGGCAACAGGCCGCGGACCTCGACTTCTACGTCCCGGCGTGTCTCGGCAACGGGACCGCGTACGTGCTGGGAAGCTTCGTTGACGCCGTCGGCTCGACGACCGCCGAGGGGATCATCAACTCCAGCCAGCCCCACTACAACCTCAACGAGTCGTACGCCCCCGGCGTCGCCGACATCCTCTCGCAGTACACCGACGAGTACGGCGAGACCCCGATCTCACAGCTCCCCAACACGACGTACTCGTGTATGGAGATCCTGGCCGAGGTCGCGCGGGACACCGCGTCGTTCTCGCCCGCGGACGTCGAGTCGGCGGTGCTCGATCTCGACATCCCCTTCGGCGAACTCGCAAACGGCTTCGGCGCGAGCTACGACGAGGAGTACCACCGCAACGAGCGGGTGCGCGTCGCCGGGATGCAGTGGCAGCCGGACACGTTCACCGAGGACACCCACCACCCCGAGCAGAGCGACGGGACGCTGGACGTGTACGGCGTCTATCCGGACGAGGCCAAAGTCGGCTACACGGAGACGACGTCGATCCCACGCCCGGACTACACGCAGTAA
- a CDS encoding ABC transporter ATP-binding protein, protein MTKRFGGIVAIDGVSVDIDAGPITGIIGPNGAGKTTLFNLIAGTYTPTEGSIRLHGEDVAGLPANEIAKRGIGRTFQIPRPFGEMTVEENLLVANYDLPAEERSARVDETLDLLDLTHQRDTEGENLSGGQQTLLEIGRVLMLDPDLILLDEPAAGVNPKLVDRIASLIETSRGDRTFVIVEHDVTLISRLCDRVLVLNEGRLIADGDINEIKNDPEVRQAYLGGGA, encoded by the coding sequence GTGACGAAACGGTTCGGTGGGATCGTCGCGATCGACGGCGTCAGCGTCGACATCGACGCCGGACCGATCACGGGGATCATCGGCCCGAACGGCGCGGGGAAGACGACGCTGTTCAACCTCATCGCTGGCACGTACACCCCGACGGAGGGGTCGATCCGGCTCCACGGCGAGGACGTCGCCGGTCTCCCCGCGAACGAGATCGCAAAGCGCGGCATCGGGCGGACGTTCCAGATCCCTCGACCGTTCGGCGAGATGACCGTCGAGGAGAACCTGCTGGTCGCCAACTACGACCTCCCGGCGGAGGAGCGATCCGCGCGGGTCGACGAGACGCTCGACCTGCTCGATCTGACGCACCAGCGCGACACCGAGGGAGAGAACCTCTCGGGCGGCCAGCAGACGCTCCTGGAGATCGGGCGCGTGCTGATGCTCGACCCCGATCTCATCCTCCTCGACGAACCCGCGGCGGGGGTCAACCCGAAGCTCGTCGACCGGATCGCGTCGCTCATCGAGACGAGTCGCGGCGACCGGACGTTCGTCATCGTCGAGCACGACGTCACGCTTATCTCGCGGCTCTGCGACCGGGTGCTCGTGCTGAACGAGGGACGGCTCATCGCCGACGGCGACATCAACGAGATCAAGAACGATCCGGAGGTCAGACAGGCGTATCTCGGGGGTGGCGCATGA
- a CDS encoding ABC transporter ATP-binding protein has protein sequence MTDAVLEVRGLAAGYGPVDVLQDVNLDVPAGKIVGIIGPNGTGKSTLLKTIIGIADKQAGEIRYDGGPLEAVAPHNLIERGIAYMPQGDRVFPDMTVKDNLRVGGYVVDDDRFQEALADVYDLYPVLEEKQDQKASTLSGGQQTMLSFGMALANQPQLILLDEPSAGLAPDLVDELFAQIKRLRDTGMPFLVVEQSVRALLDNCDYVYVIEGGTTVFDGTPGDLRGEEDLMRMYLALEENE, from the coding sequence ATGACCGACGCGGTCCTCGAAGTCAGAGGCCTGGCGGCGGGCTACGGCCCGGTCGACGTACTGCAGGACGTCAACCTCGACGTCCCGGCCGGGAAGATAGTCGGCATCATCGGCCCGAACGGGACGGGCAAGTCGACGCTGCTCAAGACGATCATCGGAATCGCCGACAAGCAGGCCGGCGAGATCCGGTACGACGGCGGCCCGCTCGAAGCGGTCGCCCCGCACAACCTGATCGAACGGGGGATCGCGTACATGCCCCAGGGTGACCGGGTATTTCCGGACATGACGGTCAAGGACAACCTCCGCGTCGGCGGCTACGTCGTCGACGACGACCGCTTCCAGGAGGCACTCGCCGACGTGTACGACCTCTACCCCGTCTTGGAGGAGAAACAGGACCAGAAGGCGAGCACGCTGAGCGGCGGCCAGCAGACGATGTTGAGCTTCGGGATGGCGCTGGCGAACCAGCCACAGCTCATCCTGCTCGACGAACCCTCTGCCGGTCTGGCACCCGATCTGGTGGACGAACTCTTCGCACAGATCAAACGGCTCCGCGACACCGGCATGCCGTTCCTCGTCGTCGAACAGTCGGTTCGCGCGTTGCTGGACAACTGCGACTACGTGTACGTCATCGAGGGCGGGACGACCGTCTTCGACGGCACCCCGGGCGACCTCCGGGGAGAGGAAGACCTCATGCGGATGTACCTCGCGCTCGAGGAGAACGAGTGA
- a CDS encoding CapA family protein, translated as MPDAATPDEGRPVHVDDTFSFVATGDAILTRRLAPYEGTTDRFDDLLALLREADATATNLEVIVHDYEPAPAAASGGTYMRAPPAVLDDLAAAGVDLFPAATNHTYDYGEGGVERTLAALRERDLVYAGIGRNRFEAREPGYLDTPGGRVGLVSVCTSYQPAAVAGKRTAAMRGRPGLNPLGVERIYRLAPDRLDALREVSEAAGIEAIKRAWLDRGIYYNHDWNDPSYFHFGDMKFVPADEADGSREAEGPTYVVSDADVESLTADVAEADANADWVVASIHTHQGAGGRQTTVETPDFLVDVAHRCVDAGADVVVGHGPHVCRGVELYRGAPVFYSLGNFVVQNETVSRLPPESYRRYGLDDPTRVSDVFDQRLYDDQGQPTGDLANRRFWQTIVPRCVFAGGDLDRVELHPVTLQRNQPRSQRGVPVVATGTEAAEIIDEIEAASEPFGTSITVTDGVGVLDVDLVA; from the coding sequence ATGCCGGACGCAGCGACGCCCGACGAGGGCCGACCGGTCCACGTCGACGACACCTTCTCGTTCGTGGCGACCGGCGACGCCATCCTGACCCGCCGACTGGCACCCTACGAGGGGACCACGGACCGGTTCGACGACCTCCTCGCGCTGCTCCGGGAGGCGGACGCGACGGCGACGAACCTCGAAGTCATCGTCCACGACTACGAGCCAGCACCGGCGGCCGCGAGCGGCGGGACGTACATGCGAGCGCCGCCGGCGGTGCTGGACGACCTCGCCGCCGCTGGCGTCGACCTCTTTCCCGCGGCGACGAACCACACCTACGACTACGGCGAGGGCGGGGTCGAACGGACCCTCGCTGCGCTCAGAGAGCGGGACCTGGTCTACGCCGGCATCGGACGGAACCGGTTCGAGGCCCGCGAGCCGGGGTATCTCGACACCCCGGGTGGACGGGTGGGGCTGGTGAGCGTCTGTACCAGCTACCAGCCGGCGGCCGTCGCGGGCAAGCGGACGGCCGCGATGCGCGGCCGCCCCGGGCTGAACCCGCTGGGGGTCGAGCGTATCTATCGGCTCGCGCCCGACCGCCTTGACGCGCTACGCGAGGTGAGCGAGGCCGCCGGGATCGAGGCGATCAAGCGCGCCTGGCTCGACCGCGGCATCTACTACAACCACGACTGGAACGACCCCTCCTACTTCCACTTCGGCGATATGAAGTTCGTCCCCGCCGATGAGGCGGACGGCTCCAGGGAGGCGGAAGGGCCGACGTACGTCGTCTCCGACGCCGACGTCGAGTCGTTGACCGCTGACGTGGCCGAGGCGGACGCGAACGCCGACTGGGTCGTCGCGTCGATCCACACCCATCAAGGTGCTGGCGGCCGGCAGACGACCGTCGAAACCCCCGACTTCCTGGTCGACGTCGCCCATCGGTGTGTCGACGCGGGAGCGGACGTCGTCGTCGGCCACGGCCCACACGTCTGCCGCGGCGTCGAACTGTACCGCGGCGCCCCGGTGTTTTATTCGCTGGGGAACTTCGTCGTGCAGAACGAGACCGTCTCCCGACTCCCCCCCGAGAGCTACCGGCGCTACGGGCTCGACGACCCGACGCGCGTCTCGGACGTGTTCGACCAGCGGCTGTACGACGACCAGGGCCAGCCCACCGGCGACCTCGCCAACCGCCGGTTCTGGCAGACGATCGTCCCCCGGTGCGTGTTCGCGGGCGGCGACCTCGACCGGGTCGAACTCCACCCGGTCACCCTCCAGCGCAACCAGCCCCGGTCCCAGCGCGGCGTCCCGGTGGTCGCGACGGGCACGGAGGCGGCCGAGATCATCGACGAGATCGAGGCGGCGTCGGAACCCTTCGGCACGTCGATCACCGTCACCGACGGCGTCGGCGTCCTCGACGTCGACCTCGTCGCGTAG
- a CDS encoding dihydroorotase family protein — MPAIDLRVEGGRVVLDGAVRAVTLGVTDGRVSHVVDPTADLPAESVCSLDGELVLPGLVDGHVHFREPGYVEKEGIASGTAAAVAGGVTTVVEMPNTTPPVLTVDEYERKAALFDEKSRVDYALFGAITDENLGTGDIAALADAGVTAFKTFMATSFGPLLVDDKGDLYRALEEVADTGLPIYLHAEDQEYLDLFGPRAPERSEGMAAFFHSRPPITETTAVADVVDVVRETGAETVVAHTTTAASLDRIAAARADGLPIHAEVTPYHLAFDRAIVEELGTHAIGTPPVRDAATREALWDRVAAGDVHLFGSDHAPHRLEEKDRAPLDVAPGMPQLETALPSLLDAVARGRLSLPRLVDRYASRPAKIHGLYPRKGTLQVGADADFVVVDPDAEWTVEAAAFESRGAYSPFDGRTLRGRPVATYQRGVQVAADGRALADPGDGRGYGPADGDA; from the coding sequence ATGCCTGCGATCGATCTCCGCGTCGAAGGCGGCCGCGTCGTCCTCGACGGCGCGGTCCGCGCGGTAACGCTCGGCGTGACTGACGGCCGCGTGAGCCACGTCGTCGATCCGACCGCCGACCTGCCGGCCGAATCGGTGTGCTCGCTCGACGGCGAACTCGTCCTCCCGGGGCTCGTCGACGGCCACGTCCACTTCCGCGAACCGGGCTACGTCGAGAAGGAAGGGATCGCCTCCGGCACCGCGGCGGCCGTGGCCGGCGGCGTGACGACCGTCGTCGAGATGCCGAACACGACGCCCCCCGTACTGACCGTCGACGAGTACGAACGGAAGGCGGCGCTGTTCGACGAGAAGTCGCGGGTCGACTACGCGCTCTTCGGGGCGATCACGGACGAAAACCTCGGGACGGGCGACATCGCCGCGCTGGCTGATGCGGGCGTCACCGCGTTCAAGACGTTCATGGCGACGAGCTTCGGCCCGCTCCTCGTCGACGACAAGGGCGACCTCTACCGGGCGCTCGAGGAAGTCGCCGACACCGGCCTCCCGATCTACCTCCACGCCGAAGACCAGGAGTATCTCGACCTGTTCGGTCCCCGGGCGCCCGAGCGGAGCGAGGGGATGGCGGCCTTCTTCCACTCCCGGCCGCCGATCACGGAGACGACTGCCGTCGCCGACGTGGTCGACGTCGTCCGGGAGACGGGAGCCGAGACGGTCGTCGCGCACACGACGACTGCCGCGTCGCTCGACCGGATCGCCGCCGCGCGCGCCGATGGCCTCCCGATCCACGCGGAGGTGACCCCGTACCACCTCGCGTTCGACCGCGCGATCGTCGAGGAACTGGGGACCCACGCCATCGGGACTCCGCCGGTGAGAGACGCCGCGACCCGCGAAGCACTATGGGACCGGGTGGCCGCCGGCGACGTCCACCTGTTCGGGAGCGACCACGCGCCCCATCGGCTCGAAGAGAAGGACCGCGCGCCGCTCGACGTCGCCCCTGGCATGCCACAGCTCGAAACGGCGCTCCCCTCGTTGCTCGACGCGGTCGCCCGGGGGCGGCTCTCCCTGCCGCGGCTCGTCGACCGCTACGCCTCCCGGCCGGCGAAGATCCACGGTCTCTACCCCCGCAAGGGGACGCTACAGGTCGGTGCAGACGCCGACTTCGTCGTCGTCGACCCCGACGCGGAGTGGACAGTCGAGGCGGCGGCGTTCGAGTCGAGAGGGGCGTACAGTCCCTTCGACGGCCGAACCCTCCGCGGCCGGCCGGTCGCGACGTACCAGCGTGGCGTCCAGGTCGCCGCCGACGGCCGGGCGCTCGCCGACCCCGGCGACGGCCGGGGGTACGGACCCGCCGACGGGGACGCGTGA
- the pyrE gene encoding orotate phosphoribosyltransferase has product MSDIATLIQEVGAVKKGKFKLSNGSLTDYYVDKYVFETHPEVLDVIAEEIADRLSSSDIDVIAGPELGAVPLVTAVSLRTGIPSAYIRKGEKHYGTQARIEGDIQKGMTVAVIEDVTTTGATCLETMSLIEEVGGVVERIIVVVDRNAEAIANVADAGYELEYLTQVGEDLDIGSP; this is encoded by the coding sequence ATGTCCGACATCGCGACGCTCATCCAAGAGGTCGGGGCGGTAAAGAAGGGGAAGTTCAAGCTCTCGAACGGGTCGCTGACCGACTACTACGTCGACAAGTACGTCTTCGAGACCCATCCCGAGGTGCTGGACGTGATCGCCGAGGAGATCGCCGACCGACTCTCCTCGTCCGACATCGACGTGATCGCGGGCCCCGAACTCGGTGCCGTCCCGCTGGTGACGGCGGTGTCGCTCCGGACCGGGATCCCGAGTGCGTACATCCGAAAGGGCGAGAAACACTACGGGACACAGGCCCGGATCGAGGGAGACATCCAGAAGGGGATGACCGTCGCCGTCATCGAGGACGTCACCACGACCGGGGCGACCTGCCTCGAGACGATGTCGCTCATCGAGGAGGTCGGCGGCGTCGTCGAGCGGATCATCGTCGTGGTCGACCGCAACGCCGAGGCGATCGCGAACGTCGCCGACGCCGGCTACGAACTCGAGTACCTCACCCAGGTCGGCGAGGACCTCGACATCGGCTCCCCCTGA
- a CDS encoding Zn-dependent hydrolase yields the protein MSDADVAAEVSLDRIQRRLDAIWEIGRTDDGGVTRLAYSDEETAAIEYVLGELDERFTVRTDSIGNVFADTDPAADRAVYLGSHLDSVFNGGRLDGALGVVMALEAIEVALAVGEPPVSPTLAVLRAEESTRFGQWAIGSRGALGQLTVEDFSATDQSSVPLWQAMQDQNLQPRDLDRPTIDLDRIACFLETHIEQGRVLDEQDEHVGVVTSIRAPVRYRVTVEGDSDHSGATPMGMRRDAIAGAAEMITTVERVGDTAAGSGDLVATVGDITADGGAINKVCGRVTFPIDVRSTDRSHRDEVEATLLDRLEAVADRRDLDLDLSLVDRSDPVELDPSTTGTLASVADDLAVPYRRLPSGGGHDAMNFQHRGIPTGMLFVPSVDGVSHNPNEATPDDAIRDATTVLTHALLGDPTAGESPIAEPESND from the coding sequence ATGAGTGACGCGGACGTCGCCGCCGAGGTGAGTCTCGACCGGATCCAGCGACGCCTGGACGCGATCTGGGAGATCGGCCGCACCGACGACGGCGGTGTCACACGGCTCGCGTACAGCGACGAGGAGACCGCCGCCATCGAGTACGTGCTGGGCGAACTCGACGAGCGGTTCACCGTCCGGACGGACTCGATCGGGAACGTCTTCGCCGACACCGACCCGGCGGCCGACCGCGCCGTCTACCTCGGCAGCCACCTCGACTCCGTGTTCAACGGCGGCCGTCTCGACGGCGCGCTCGGCGTCGTGATGGCGCTCGAAGCGATCGAGGTCGCCCTGGCGGTCGGCGAGCCGCCCGTGTCGCCGACGCTCGCGGTCCTCCGGGCGGAGGAGTCGACCCGGTTCGGGCAGTGGGCCATCGGGAGCCGGGGGGCGCTGGGTCAACTCACGGTCGAGGACTTCTCGGCGACCGACCAGAGCAGCGTCCCGCTGTGGCAGGCGATGCAGGACCAGAACCTCCAGCCGCGGGACCTCGACCGGCCGACGATCGACCTCGACCGGATCGCGTGTTTCCTCGAGACGCACATCGAACAGGGACGGGTCCTCGACGAACAGGACGAGCACGTCGGGGTCGTCACGAGCATCCGGGCGCCGGTCCGCTACCGGGTGACCGTCGAGGGTGACTCCGACCACTCGGGCGCAACGCCGATGGGGATGCGCCGCGACGCCATCGCCGGCGCGGCCGAGATGATCACGACCGTCGAGCGCGTCGGGGACACCGCCGCCGGGTCGGGCGACCTCGTCGCGACCGTGGGTGACATCACCGCCGACGGCGGGGCGATCAACAAGGTCTGTGGCCGGGTCACCTTTCCGATCGACGTCAGGAGCACCGACCGATCGCACCGCGACGAGGTCGAAGCGACCCTGCTCGACCGGCTCGAAGCCGTCGCCGACCGCCGCGACCTCGACCTCGACCTGTCGCTCGTCGATCGGTCCGATCCGGTGGAACTGGACCCGTCGACGACCGGGACGCTCGCGTCCGTCGCCGACGACCTCGCGGTGCCGTACCGGCGGCTCCCCAGCGGGGGCGGCCACGACGCGATGAACTTCCAGCACCGGGGGATCCCGACGGGTATGCTGTTCGTGCCGAGCGTCGACGGCGTCAGCCACAACCCGAACGAGGCGACGCCCGACGACGCCATCCGCGACGCGACGACGGTCCTGACGCACGCGCTCCTCGGCGACCCGACCGCCGGCGAGTCCCCGATCGCCGAACCCGAGTCGAACGACTGA